The sequence below is a genomic window from Mytilus edulis chromosome 2, xbMytEdul2.2, whole genome shotgun sequence.
TTACTTTTCCTTTTGTAGAAAACTAACCAAATATATCATAATAACGGAGAGTTTGACTTTGGCGTGTTGGAATTAATATGCTGGAGTTTACCTGACATGATTAGTTTTGCTgtaatttacaaagaaaatcttaAATACTGCATGACGCATCATATATAACTGTAATTGATCAAAGTTTGATGGGATTTGATTTACCTGATTTTGAGTTAATTATGTATGGCTATCTTGGTAGGATATTAACGCAGGTGTTTTATAATTAACTACAATCAGGCGATGCCCTGTAGTCAGTGCTAGGTTTTCTAATTAGTTATAATCAGGTTATTTGTTCATTGATTAGAAGCGAACTGTTTTGTACTGTTTCCAACCTTTATGACCAGTAATTAATAGATTGTTATAATAGTAATTCTATGTGGAGACCGTGGAGTATGATTTTATTACATTGTTAGTCTGTTTAAGACCCTGTGATGTTACACAGCTTAAAGATAAGtcaatattaaatgaaaaagCTCCAATTTAATGAAGAAAATATATTGTGAAAATTGTATAGATATGAacctttttaaattgtaaatcttataatattcaaataatttcatAGAAAACATACTATTCTAAAGAAGTTAACAAATTTATGGACCAATTTAGAAATGGTGTTGCATTATGGGAACTTTAATGTTTGATATGTTTTGATTGGTCCAGACTATAGGAACTTCAATGTTTTGGATGTTCTGATTGGTCAAGAAATATAGAAACTTCAATGTTTAGGATGTTCTGATTGGTCAAGAAATATAGAAACTTCAATGTTTAGGATGTTCTGATTGGTCAAGAAATATAGGAACTTCAATGTCCTGAGGTATGGGAACCTCACTGTTTTGGGATGTTCTGGTTGGTCCTGAGATATGGGAACCTCAATGTTTTGGGATGTTCTGGTTGGGCCCGAGATATGGGAACCTCAATGTTTTGGGATGTTCTAGTTGGTCCTGAGATATGGGAACCTCAATGTTTTGGGTTGTTCTGGTTGGGCCCGAGATATGGGAACCTCAATGTTTTGGGATGTTCTAATTGGTCCTGAGATATGGGAACCTCAATGTTTTGGACTGTTTTGGGATGTTCTGGTTGGGCCCGAGATATGGGAACCTCAATGTTTTGGGATGTTCTAATTGGTCCTGAGATATGGGAACCTCAATGTTTTGGGATGTTCTGATTGGTCCTGAGATATGGGAACCTCAATGTTTTGGGATGTTCTGATTGGTCCTGAGATGGGGAAACCTCACTGCAAAGTTAGTTTACATTCTTAAAGGGGTGGTCAAGGTGGTATAATATAAGAACAAATAAGCTCCTAACTAAGAGCTTATAAAGATAATAGTCAAATTGTCAAGAAATACCTGATGAAGGAGTCACATGACCAAAAATACTTTCTTAGTTTTGTTTGTTATACTTGTATCATGCATAGACTTAGTGAAGTCAAACAAAAACAGTAATGTTACCAGagacatattgtattatatgtctctaatgTTACCAATGCAAGTGCTgctgatttttatgccccacctacgatagtagaggggcattatgttttctggtctgtgcgtccgttgtccgtccgtctgtccgttcgttcgtctgtccgtccgttcgttcgtctgtctgtcccgcttcaggttaaagtttttggtcaaggtagtttttgatgaagctgaagtccaatcaacttgaaacttagtacgtaTGTTaattccttatgatatgatctttctaattttaaagacaaattaaacttttgacccctatttcacggtccactgaacatagaaaaagaaagtgcgagtttcaggttaaagtttttggtcaaggtagtttttgatgaagttgaagtccaatcaacttgaaacttagtacaaatgtaccttatgatatgatcttcttaattttaatgcctaattatattttttacccattttcatggtccattgaacatggaaaatgatagtgcgagtggggcatccgtgtactttggacacattcttgtttaccatGTTACAATATTAGTTACTATATCAAAGTAACTTTTGTTAGAGGTAATTTATCATATTAAAAAGACATTAGTACTTCTCTGGATACAAGCACTGCAGtgattatcaatttattttagatttaaagcTTCATTAAAATATCAATCTAAGTTGCCCTGGTGCCAATGGGAATCTAACGGAGGTAGATGTATAGATGAGACGAACATTTACCCTCATTCTGATAAAACTGTGTTAAAGAGAAGGTAGGCTGGTATATATTGGAGCTAATCTGGTCATTGGATTAAAGAAAATGTAtccaaataaattttgttttaaagaggGGGTACCCTGGTACATTTTTAGACTTTAATACAAGGGGggctttttttattttctattttggaTGACACCCCCTCCTATTGCCCCTTATGGTGCTGTAGACTTACTTTATGTAACCTTTCATATTTCGTACATACTACAAAAATATTACCAGATCAAGTTCCTGTAAAACAATACATGATATTCTACAAAACATTGTCCGACAGTATAAACTGGTGGAGACCAGACTAGAACTTCTTAGATTATGTATAATAGGTCATTTctggaatcatgtctttcacCGGAAAAGATCATCAATTtcgcacgcctttatgacgtcatttaccagatagaaggcGTGCCTATATCTCTGCGCTATTGAAAGTTTCCAGCACTTTCATAAACGTCATTAAGTAGGgtagtataaaaataattaatgtcCCGTAAGTACATAATCGTGATTGTCGTATGACTGAGGGAGGGTGACCAttcttttagattttaatttcccaAATATTTAGTGCAGTATAAGATAAAACTTTCACCCGTTTGCTCAACATGTGTAGGAATTTTCTATGCATATATTTTTTGTCACGTGGGGatggaagtcacatgacagattcGTCTGAAAACCGTATCCGGGAACTGGCTTTAAAGGAAATTGTATCATTACAGTTTAAAGTGTTTATTTATAAAAGTCTTTATTTGCCTATTCAAtacaaattcagttaaaaataCAGATATATATGGAATTATTGGCTACTTAGAATACATTACTGTATATTGGGTCGATCTAACTATTATGTACTCTTCTGATTACCTAGACTGTGTAATGGTCTTACTATAAGTATTATACTGTGACAAATCTCAAACGATATTAAGTTGcataataatcataataatggAAACTTATTGAGATTGTAAAGAGGATTATAACAGAGTGTATGCAAAGCtatatttatttagatatatgTTTGTAGTGGGAGATAGATCAATGTTCATTATTTAGAGGGTTTTGTTATAAGGTTTTCAATATCATTTAGAATTAAGTAATATTTGCTAAGTTGTGTTTTACTACCAACAGACTGGTCTctataaaaatttgtataaagGAGTGAGTTTCCACATTTTTTGAATAGTGAAAAATTGGAATGGCATGCTTGATACAAGAAGTTGTTTGGAATGGCATGCTTGATACAAGAAGTTGTTTGGAATGGCATGCTTGATACAAGAAGTTGTTTTGTGGGGTTTTCTTTACTGTCAACAGTCTTGttaaaagggacataactgagaAATATCCTCATCTAGCTGTTATTCAACAGTCTTGttaaaagggacataactgagaAATATCCTGATCTAGCTCTTATTCAAGACAGGAACTGacaaatttttataaacttttatattttgtgtCAATGTGGTCACTGTCTTGTTGATCTGTGCCCTACGACAACTTTTGTTCTTGATGAAGATTTTAAGTTGGATTGGAAGAAGcgaatttgttttatattgtttggaGTAGATGGTACACAACAAAAAGATAATTTCCCAACTGATATTTAGGAGATTACTGTATTGAATTTTAAGCTACAACGgaatcaattggtgatttgatggtcgcaaaatATGTTTACTGGTGACGAGTTACTGGAGACGGTAAAAGGGGTTTTGTTACCATCAAATCACCTATTGATGCTgttggagcttaaaatacagTATTAATATCTCCATTCTAATAAAACTGataaaaacaacgttaaaacatacaataaaaatcTGTCGTTCGTTGTCTGTGCTTGTGTGTATGttttcatagcatcaattgtgaatGGATGCCATGAAAATTTAGTGATGTTATCCAAACAAAATGAACATTAGAATTAACTTTATGATCTGGATATTTGCAACCTACAAGATCAACAGAGCTGTATATTCATACTTTCAAGGCATCACTATATTGGTTAATTATTACAATTTTTCCAGTGACCTTACTGTTTAGGGAATCAGCCATGTCCttaatttggaactcttgatttcaTTAGGAAATTGACAGTCTAATTATCTCCCAACAGGGGCCTCATTAAAGCTAGAATTTTCACAACAGAAATTTGTGCATTTCCTGGTAAACAATGTTAAAGGAAATTCTATTTCATCTTTCCAAATAAGATGGTTTAATTAATGCAACTGTCAACAAGAGTTATTGAATCTTCAGGACATATATGATATGATTCTGAACAAGCACAGCCATTTCTTATGTTTGGTGTCTTACAAGTTTCATTTCACCTTTTGTAGCTGAATCTTGGTAgcttacaaaaataaatttaaaagaaatgcagtagcccttttcacaaaaaatcttaagtgtaaaatttatcGCAAGATTAAAGTGTAAAATTTATCGTAAGATTAATTTTACACCTAAGATTTGGGGGGAGATTGTATCATAAAGGGGGCATTAATAATTCTAAAGTGTATAAAAAAAACGGGCAACATCTTGACtataaactaaaagacaaataacTTATATCTCTTTTCCAGATGTATACCATGGAGGTCATAGAGCATAGAAAGAACAGTCCAGATATTGATGAGATTACAGGGACAACAGGACAAGAGGGAGGATAGAAGACTATTATCAGTACTATGTATTAAAAGGGAGGCGACTCTTACTTTGGGAACacaagatcaaaagttgaaatcATTAGAAGTTTCATTGTAAATTgcattcttgaaaaaaaaaacataaacaaaggaAATTGTTATTGTTCAAAAATTTTCCAGGAAATATAGATGGCTGGACAGATATTTGGGTCTTGTTCAGTATTATTTTGACTTAGAAATTGAGCTAATTTTAACTTATGGCTTTTTCCCAGTAAGAAACTTGACAACTATTTTTTTACTACCAATCAAATATAATTTCTAGACACTATcaaaagtatttttgtgatatcaCATTTaagaatagatataagaagatgtggtatgagtgccaatgagaaagtATGAAACAATATCTTTATGGGTCAGGTGTATTTACAATGGAAGTATATAGTTTTGACTGAACAATCTTGTGTTTCCAGTCAATCTGGAGTACCTTTCCCACGAGAGACGTGTAAAAAGGGCAGTATTGATTGTGTTGAATGGGTCATTGAAAAAGAACTATTGTTTTATGCTGTATTCATTGTTGAATTATTGATCAAAGTTTGAGAGTCTAGTTAACTTTTCTTTTGTTGTTTATTAAGAATTTATAAGATAATGTTCATGCAGACTGAGTTTCACATTGTAgatacatttattgttttgtttgaataattTGTAAACATGTTATTGTTTTTGAGTGGAAATAAACCTTTGTAACGATTATTATTGATCTTGTAAATTAACCACAAGACGTGGAAAACTAGCTTCATACTTTTaagtttattgattttttttatccttttatgTTATTATAGTGTAGACCAAAAGTTAAACTTCTTCattttaaacatacattttacttACTACAGATTGTCTATCTTAATATGATATGCAATTAACCTCTGCTACAAGATACATTTATTGGTACAACTGTGAGACATAAAAACTGATGTCAAATTAAGTACAGTATTTACAAGGAAGATATTTACTGcatttaaaatacataaaattgtcAGATTAACAGCACAAACCACTCTCTAGCACATGTTTGGCGTAGTTAGTCTGTTTTAAACAGCTTTTAATAAAATGTGGAATTCTACTGAACCACTGTAACAAGGTTCTTTCTACTTCGCTGAtaattattgaaaattttaatgaACTGTGCTTGTTTGAGAATTCTCTGGTAAAAATCCTTGGATACAATGTTTTACTGCAGatgttttttatgttatataactATAGAAGCTTAACATTAGCATGCTGTATAAAGGTTGCCACATTCTGTAATATTTTAAGATGGGAATTTTTCTGTTCCATTATTAcagtgttatatatattttataaatctgAATTATGTATAGTGGATTGAATATTCTGTTGTTGTTAAtctcaaaatttatttattttaaattgtcttGCATACACATGTCAAAAGACTAACTTACTTATTTttctctgtgttttttttttttctttcttttatgttCCAACATTTCTTGAGAAAGTAAAATTCCCAAAGCTGGCAAAAAAGAAGCTATTTGAGAGTTGGTTTGTTTGTATATGGTGTAAGAGAGATAACTCATTCTACACTTGTTTGATAGAGAAGTGTGAATGATTTTACCATATGGGTCCCATAAACttacaaaatgtttatatttttacatgtcaTGTAAATGGATCATACTTTGTGATGTAGAGTAGTTATGCAACATGTTTCCATGGTTATGAGTGCTATCATTACATTTGAACAGTCTAATTATCACAAGATTTCTGTCTATAATATGTTTATGAAAAGACAAAAGAATATCTAATTATTTCATCTGAATGTCTGAATTATATATGTTCATTGCCATGTTTTTAGTTCATTATTCAATGATATGATGACAATTTCCACAATCAGTTAATGATTTTGTACAGGTTTTTGGATGCCAGCACATTGTAATAAAGGCATTTTACCAAAATTCTGTATAATCAAAAttctatattttgataaaataaaaaattgttaatatataaatttttggaggtttttTTGGTATCactccctcccccccccccaaaaatataaaggtaaattattaattttgccttaaatacatctttaaattgaaaaaaaaactgtaaatagacaaatttttatgttttatcgGCTTCTaacacaaaaaaatgaatgaCTCCCAAAATGACAACTACATGTATACACCAAAGGATATGAACCATGAAAGGAACTAAATAACTAATAACTGTTAaacattaaatgaaaaacaattattgcTTACAAGACCAACACAACTTTAAAGTGCTAACAGTTTGCAGGAAGGCTTAGTCCCTGCTGTGACACATTGTTCATACTCAGAACCAATAGTTCTATACCCTTGAATGATTCATGATTGAACAAGAAGTTGGAATACCACTTTTAAATTCCCTGGTTAAACCCAATGAGGATCACAGATCTTCCTGTTACTTAAAGCATACAAGTTTTCACATGATAACCAGGGCTGTCATTGGTTAAAGTGTTCATCTAAGATCTCTTACTAGAGAAGAATTTGTGAAACCTTGATTTTCGGAACGTCATTTTGATCTAcaatgtaaaatgacaaaaatgaaaaacttcTTAGTtgcaaaacacatcaaacaaatggataacaactgtcatattctttacttggtacaggagttttatagctagctaaacctctcgcattaataatttatattgacaacaatgtgtgaacaagacaaacagacataataggtaaaaatgtcaaaagtagGGGTACAGCAGCCaatattgtattataatcttaaacacttaataaaaaaaatcattcaaaggatatagacaaagcacacaagcaaaaatgaaagaccagATTACAAAGAAAATGGAGGTGGTTAAAAAATAGTCTTTAGCTTTGAGTATTGCTGATGAAAGTAAATACAGAAAAgtgcatgaaatttataaagtgttgttctcaatttttaatacaaaaaatatatttaagtgaAACAATACAATCACAATCATATATGCATTTGTTTGTTTCATGGAGGTTTTGGTCTCTTTCTTGAAGTTGAATCTTCTTTTTCAGAGGAGAactgtaaaagaaaataaaccaaataaatacaaataaaatatctgCATTATGAAAATGTGGCAGCAAACCAACAAAACAAGTACAATCAAACAGACTTGTTGAATGTGGGTAGAACATGGAAGAAGACATACTATTGCTAATAAACCCCTTCTAAAATCCTCAGTGAGAATCCTGGTGTCTAAGGAACAGACCCAACtactaaaatttaagaatgaacaatgaacaataaaAGTGATGGTCTAATGAATTCTGTCAGAATTGAAATCAGTGGAAGAATTCATTAGACCATTATTCTATACATCAAATTGCATCTGACCTTATTACTAATTTCTTGACCAATAGAGAATATTCcaagaaatgaggtcaaggtcaatagAGATCAATAGACATGGAAACCTTTTAAAAAATCGATAcactatcgctcagggtaaaatatttgtcataaagggccaacccgtggtaaaatcgtGATATATTCCAGCCCCcatgaaatatttctttattagACTATTTGCAGGGTTTGTAATAATAAAAGCAAGACAACAGGTGCtgaatgtggagcaggatctgcttaccttctGTAGCACCTGAGATCAGTTACCCtgagtttttggtggggtttgtgttgctaagtctattagttttctttgttgtgtcttgtgtactattattagtctgtttatctttttctttttgaggtatggcattgtcagtttgttttcgatccatgagtttgaatgtccatctgatatcttttgcccctcttttatagCATCTGAGAAATGGACCTGTGCATATGCTTGTTGATGAAGGCTGTTTGGTGATCTAAAGTTGCTTACATTTAATTCATTTGGTCCATAGTGGATACtggtctcatttgcaatcaaaccaTTCTTATcattatatcaatataaaaacaaaatcacaaatcaATTGAAGTGGacgtaagcaattataggcaaccgtacagtcttcaacaatgaaataaGAGTGCATACTATGAATTTCACGCCTCCTTTTATGATTGATATAaaaacatgtggtatgagtgccaatgatacaactctccatccacaagtcttaatttataaaagtaaaccattataggtcaaagtgctttcttcaacactgagccttgtcTACTTCAatgaccattgattttatgtcgATTGTCTTGAATATATagctttactacaagtatcacatgaATATAACATGATATAGGAAAAtgaggtcagataaaccaaacaaaCCAAACTGGAAacacatgttcaccttacaaattacaatcatttcatacactaaatataattaacctattgattatagtttCTTAGAAACGAATTAAACAGGAAAACTTGACATtgttaatgaataatgaaaatgaggtaaaggtcaatTGAACCATGCTagatagacatgtacaccttgcacacaatctatgcattaaatatagttgacaaaTTGCTTAACCATGGAAACTTAACATTGCCCAATGAACtaagaaaatgagatcaaggtcaaatgaaacctgccagacagacataaaccttccaatcattccatacattaaatatagtaagttgaactattgcttatactttaagaaaaacagaccaaaacataaaactaaacaatgagcaatgaactgtgaaaatgaagTCATGGTCCAATTAAACTAAATACAGTTATACATCACATATCCTATTACTTCTTAGATAGAAATTTACATTAATTACAAGAGAGTAttcactcaaccatgaaaataaggCCAAGGACAAAAGATATAAGACAAAtgaaaacttcataacataaggcatctatatacaaaatatatagcaTGAAATgacttccaccttctaaaatgtAAAGCTTATAAAAAGTTAGTTAACACCACTGccaccagatcactatcccttttaaaacccatactgcatagtcagctataaaagtcccagTCATGAAATATTTCAGATGAACCACACCAGACAAAAATGTATGTAACAATCATTCTGTACACCTTTTGCCCTACATTATCTGAGAAATGGAACTTTTGACTTAAAACTTACCAACAAACAAAATAGCAACTTACCATGGATACTCTCTTCCTTATTTCTTCGACAGTGTCTTCAACAGCTTTTTCTGTGCaggatttttctttctttttgaattCCTCTGGAACTAAAGCAGGTCCCTGAGTACTACCTAAAACTATTGCATTTTTTCTCAATTCTATTTCCAGATTATCCTTGTTAGATGCTTTTGTTTCCCCATGTTCTGACTTTGCCTTCAATAAATTCAATGTCTGTCGAGGTATAAATTTAGGAGTTGCGCCGCACTTTTTAAAATCCTTGATTATAATTTTCTCTTGTTTGGCTCCCGTTTTATCtaagattttattatattttggatGTGATAAGTTTCCATGAGCAGACGCTGATTGTTTGTTTGAGCCAGCAGAATTTTGTTTAATCACATCATCTTTGGGATGATCAACATGTATTTGAGTTTTTATTTCTTTAGCAGCAACATTTTGTGGAAACTTTCTTCCGTCATAATCTGAAGGGAATGGTGCATTAGCAGTCGGAACTCTAGCAaaatcaaatgttgttttatgtTGGTTAATTTTAGAATAATTTGGGAATGCCTCTCTGACGGGTGGTGGTGGGATGACTAGAGTTTGTTGACACCATGGTGGAGGTTCTATCACTGGTGGTGGTGGATTCACAGAAGTTTGCTGAGAATGTGTTTGATGAAGATTGTCATTTTTTTCAGCAGAAACTAAGTTATTTCCATATGAATAAGGTTCACTATTTTGATGTGTTGAATAATCTGTGTTGTTGCCATGGTTACTAGAAAAATTTGTTATATGAAGCATTTTGTTATTAATGTTATCCTGAGAGTTATCTGTTGAAACATGATTTTTgctaaagctgtggttgttttgATAACTTGGTAAAGCTGGAATTCTACTTTCAATACTTTCTGAAACTTTATGTGCTTGTTTACTATCATTCTCAATGTGACCTTCAGATGTCTTCCCTCTTCTAGATTGATCTTTACCTATGAAATGAAAGAGAAAGACTTACAATATAAATAACTATGTAACTGAATTGATTTATTCATAGTAACATTTTAAATTAGCAAACAAACTTCAAATTTTGAAACTTTAGATTAACTTTGCAGATACATTGACAACACTGACTTTCAATATCTACGTTATTTAACTCTGAAAAAAAACTTGTTATTGCTTTCCAAAAGTCAGGAATTTTTAAAGAAACTATTAACAAGAATGAATTTGACCTTTGACAAATTCACAGTTACAtgaatttcttttcattttattaataattcCTTAGACCACAACCTTTCACATTATAATTATGGTTTAGTGAGAACATAACATAGATGTTTAAACAAGTTAAATGACAATACAATTCTTACCAAGAATTCTTAGCCTAGCTGCAATTCCTTTGCGTCTATCCTGCAACTTTACTCTGGTTTCTTCCACACTTTCATATTCAGGAGCATAAGTAACATGGAGTACACCTCCAAAAAATGACCAGTTATCTAATTTCTTCTTGGCATGTCTGAAAccaaaatatttacataaagtcaatttgtttataaaaatagtCGAGTAACGTTTTACAAATGTTAACAAATAAAGATATGGgtaaaatatcaatgatgtaaAGACTGTATTCA
It includes:
- the LOC139513872 gene encoding RNA-binding protein 48-like encodes the protein MSAPMDGKSTNIPAVPSHHIRLNLCATRPLYREGRNPKAVKVYTVNQESQYLMIQDVPALGTTQELIKLCAVHGAVEEYRLLDEFPTVDRYTDVVLVKFRRILSARHAKKKLDNWSFFGGVLHVTYAPEYESVEETRVKLQDRRKGIAARLRILGKDQSRRGKTSEGHIENDSKQAHKVSESIESRIPALPSYQNNHSFSKNHVSTDNSQDNINNKMLHITNFSSNHGNNTDYSTHQNSEPYSYGNNLVSAEKNDNLHQTHSQQTSVNPPPPVIEPPPWCQQTLVIPPPPVREAFPNYSKINQHKTTFDFARVPTANAPFPSDYDGRKFPQNVAAKEIKTQIHVDHPKDDVIKQNSAGSNKQSASAHGNLSHPKYNKILDKTGAKQEKIIIKDFKKCGATPKFIPRQTLNLLKAKSEHGETKASNKDNLEIELRKNAIVLGSTQGPALVPEEFKKKEKSCTEKAVEDTVEEIRKRVSMFSSEKEDSTSRKRPKPP